Proteins encoded in a region of the Streptomyces akebiae genome:
- a CDS encoding purine-nucleoside phosphorylase: MNASLLPDDIQGDPYAAADAAAARLRELTGAETHDVALVMGSGWAPAVDALGAPEAEFQVTELPGFPPPAVEGHGGKVRSYRIGDKRALVFLGRTHYYEGRGVAAVAHGVRTAVAAGVKTIVLTNGCGGLREGMRPGQPVLISDHLNLTATSPIVGANFVDLTDLYSPRLRALCKEIDPSLEEGVYAQFTGPHYETPAEIRMARVIGADLVGMSTVLEAIAAREAGAEILGISLVTNLAAGMTGEPLNHEEVLQAGRDSATRMGALLTQVLNRL, encoded by the coding sequence GTGAACGCATCTCTTCTTCCGGACGACATCCAGGGCGACCCGTACGCCGCCGCCGACGCCGCCGCCGCGCGCCTGCGCGAGCTGACGGGCGCCGAGACCCACGACGTCGCGCTTGTGATGGGCTCCGGCTGGGCCCCGGCCGTGGACGCGCTGGGCGCCCCCGAGGCCGAGTTCCAGGTCACCGAGCTGCCCGGCTTCCCGCCGCCGGCGGTCGAGGGCCACGGCGGCAAGGTCCGCTCGTACAGGATCGGTGACAAGCGCGCGCTCGTCTTCCTGGGCCGCACCCACTACTACGAGGGCCGCGGTGTCGCCGCCGTCGCGCACGGCGTCCGTACGGCCGTCGCCGCCGGTGTGAAGACGATCGTCCTCACCAACGGCTGCGGCGGTCTGCGCGAGGGCATGCGTCCCGGCCAGCCGGTCCTGATCAGCGACCATCTCAACCTGACGGCGACGTCGCCGATCGTCGGCGCGAACTTCGTCGACCTCACGGACCTGTACTCCCCGCGCCTGCGTGCCCTGTGCAAGGAGATCGACCCCTCGCTGGAGGAGGGCGTCTACGCGCAGTTCACGGGCCCCCACTACGAGACCCCGGCGGAGATCCGGATGGCCCGCGTGATCGGCGCGGACCTGGTCGGCATGTCCACGGTCCTGGAGGCCATCGCCGCGCGCGAGGCGGGTGCCGAGATCCTGGGCATCTCCCTCGTGACCAACCTGGCGGCCGGTATGACGGGCGAGCCCCTCAACCACGAAGAGGTGCTCCAGGCGGGCCGCGACTCGGCGACCCGCATGGGCGCGCTGCTGACGCAGGTCCTGAACCGGCTGTAG
- a CDS encoding phospho-sugar mutase gives MHDDLIARAKAWLAEDPDPETRDELGRLIDAADTAELTTRFSGTLQFGTAGLRGELGAGPMRMNRSVVIRAAAGLAAYLNKQGAGGGLVVIGYDARHKSADFARDTAAVMTGAGLRAAVLPRPLPTPVLAFAIRHLGAVAGVEVTASHNPPRDNGYKVYLGDGSQIVPPADARIAAEIDAVRSLDDVPRPDAGWDTLDDSVLDAYLARTDAVLAPGSPRTARTVYTAMHGVGKDTLLAAFARAGFPEPVLVAEQAEPDPDFPTVAFPNPEEPGAMDLAFAVARDTEPDLIVANDPDADRCAVAVKDGADWRMLRGDEVGALLATHLVARGVQGTFAESIVSSSLLGRIAEKAGLPYEETLTGFKWIARVEGLRYGYEEALGYCVDPEGVRDKDGITAALLITELASRLKEEGRTLLDLLDDIAVEHGLHATDQLSVRVQDLSLIADAMERLREQPPTALAGLPITRAEDLTRGTDRLPPTDGLRYTLDGARVIVRPSGTEPKLKCYLEVVVPVADLTALPAARAKATDLLAGIKRDLSAAAGI, from the coding sequence GTGCACGACGACCTGATCGCCCGCGCCAAGGCGTGGCTGGCCGAGGACCCCGACCCGGAGACCCGGGACGAGCTCGGCAGGCTGATCGACGCGGCGGACACGGCGGAACTGACCACCCGCTTCTCCGGCACCCTCCAGTTCGGCACGGCCGGCCTCCGGGGCGAACTCGGCGCAGGCCCCATGCGCATGAACCGCTCGGTCGTCATCCGCGCGGCCGCCGGCCTCGCCGCGTACCTGAACAAGCAGGGCGCCGGCGGCGGCCTCGTCGTCATCGGCTACGACGCCCGCCACAAGTCCGCCGACTTCGCGCGCGACACGGCCGCCGTGATGACCGGCGCGGGCCTGCGCGCGGCGGTCCTCCCCCGCCCGCTCCCCACGCCCGTCCTGGCCTTCGCCATAAGGCACCTGGGCGCGGTCGCCGGCGTGGAGGTCACGGCCAGCCACAACCCGCCGCGCGACAACGGCTACAAGGTCTACCTGGGCGACGGCTCCCAGATCGTGCCCCCGGCCGACGCCCGGATCGCGGCCGAGATCGACGCCGTGCGGTCCCTCGACGACGTGCCCCGGCCCGACGCCGGCTGGGACACCCTCGACGACAGCGTCCTGGACGCCTATCTGGCCCGTACGGACGCGGTCCTGGCGCCCGGCTCCCCCCGGACCGCCCGCACGGTCTACACGGCCATGCACGGCGTCGGCAAGGACACCCTGCTCGCGGCGTTCGCCCGGGCCGGCTTCCCGGAGCCCGTCCTCGTCGCCGAGCAGGCGGAGCCGGACCCGGACTTCCCGACGGTCGCCTTCCCCAACCCGGAAGAACCCGGCGCGATGGACCTCGCCTTCGCCGTGGCCCGCGACACGGAGCCCGACCTGATCGTCGCGAACGACCCCGACGCCGACCGCTGTGCCGTCGCGGTCAAGGACGGGGCCGACTGGCGCATGCTGCGCGGCGACGAGGTCGGCGCGCTCCTCGCCACCCACCTGGTCGCGCGCGGCGTCCAGGGCACCTTCGCCGAGTCGATCGTCTCCTCCTCCCTCCTCGGCCGTATCGCCGAGAAGGCGGGCCTGCCCTACGAGGAGACCCTCACCGGCTTCAAGTGGATCGCCCGCGTCGAGGGCCTGCGCTACGGCTACGAGGAGGCCCTCGGCTACTGCGTCGACCCCGAGGGCGTGCGCGACAAGGACGGCATCACGGCGGCCCTGCTCATCACGGAACTCGCCTCGCGCCTGAAGGAGGAGGGCCGCACCCTCCTCGACCTGCTGGACGACATCGCCGTCGAGCACGGCCTGCACGCCACCGACCAGCTCTCGGTCCGCGTCCAGGACCTCTCGCTCATCGCCGACGCGATGGAGCGGCTCCGCGAGCAGCCGCCGACCGCTCTCGCCGGCCTGCCCATCACCAGGGCCGAGGACCTGACCCGGGGCACCGACAGGCTCCCGCCCACGGACGGTCTGCGCTACACGCTCGACGGCGCCCGTGTCATCGTCCGCCCCAGCGGCACGGAGCCCAAGCTCAAGTGCTACCTGGAGGTCGTGGTGCCCGTCGCCGACCTGACGGCCCTCCCGGCGGCCCGCGCGAAGGCGACGGACCTGCTGGCCGGCATCAAGCGGGACCTCTCGGCGGCAGCGGGCATCTGA